A window of the Brumimicrobium sp. genome harbors these coding sequences:
- a CDS encoding D-2-hydroxyacid dehydrogenase, giving the protein MKILANDGISQDGIDKLQAAGFYISTEKVEQDKLVETINKEGYSVLLVRSATTARKELIDACPNLKFIGRGGVGMDNIDVEYARSKGIRVENTPASSSQSVAELAMASLFSLARSTFDSYKEMTVNGNTNFNALKKKYGKGVELRGKTLLIIGFGRIGRSLASYALGIGMKIIAIDQITGTAEIPIYIEGIGEVMSKIEVTNNLNEVWGKADFISIHVPKQADGKAVIGKNEFQQMKKGVRLINLARGGVIDEDDLLEAIQEGKVAAAAIDVFENEPTPKSELLTCDMIACTPHIGAATNEAQDRIGVEMADKIIEAFK; this is encoded by the coding sequence ATAAAAATATTAGCAAACGACGGGATTTCCCAAGACGGTATAGATAAATTACAAGCAGCAGGATTCTATATCTCTACAGAAAAAGTAGAACAAGATAAATTAGTTGAAACAATCAATAAAGAAGGATACTCTGTATTATTAGTACGTTCTGCCACTACCGCAAGAAAAGAATTAATTGATGCTTGCCCCAATTTAAAATTTATTGGAAGAGGTGGTGTTGGAATGGATAATATCGATGTAGAATATGCTCGTAGCAAGGGAATTAGAGTAGAAAATACACCTGCTTCCTCTTCACAATCAGTAGCGGAATTAGCTATGGCTTCTTTATTTTCTTTGGCTCGTTCAACTTTTGATTCCTACAAAGAAATGACTGTAAATGGTAACACTAATTTCAACGCCCTGAAGAAGAAATACGGAAAAGGTGTAGAATTACGTGGAAAAACACTTCTTATCATTGGCTTTGGAAGAATTGGACGCTCACTCGCTAGTTATGCACTTGGAATTGGAATGAAAATAATCGCCATAGATCAGATAACAGGAACAGCAGAGATTCCAATTTATATTGAGGGAATTGGTGAAGTCATGAGTAAAATTGAAGTTACCAACAACCTAAATGAGGTTTGGGGAAAAGCTGATTTCATTTCTATTCATGTGCCTAAACAAGCTGATGGAAAAGCCGTAATTGGTAAAAATGAATTCCAACAGATGAAAAAAGGCGTTCGTTTAATTAATTTAGCTCGAGGAGGTGTTATCGATGAAGATGATTTACTAGAAGCTATCCAAGAAGGAAAAGTTGCAGCTGCTGCCATCGATGTATTTGAAAATGAACCAACTCCAAAATCAGAATTGTTAACCTGCGATATGATTGCTTGCACTCCTCATATTGGGGCTGCTACCAATGAAGCTCAAGACAGAATTGGTGTGGAGATGGCTGACAAGATTATTGAAGCATTCAAATAA
- a CDS encoding HPF/RaiA family ribosome-associated protein, translated as MEVFFNTDKNIDGKERIEAYFTERIKEDLARFEDRLTRVEVHISDENGSKTGGNDKKCVLEARPQGLKPVAVTATEDTVEKAISSATKKMMSSLTSLIGKLQDQY; from the coding sequence ATGGAAGTATTTTTTAACACCGACAAAAACATTGATGGAAAAGAAAGAATTGAGGCTTATTTTACAGAACGCATCAAAGAAGATTTAGCACGCTTCGAAGACAGGTTGACGCGTGTTGAAGTTCATATTTCTGATGAAAATGGTTCTAAGACTGGAGGGAATGATAAGAAATGTGTACTTGAAGCACGTCCACAAGGATTAAAACCCGTAGCGGTTACTGCAACAGAAGACACTGTAGAAAAAGCTATTAGTAGCGCTACTAAGAAAATGATGAGTAGTTTAACTTCTTTAATTGGCAAACTACAAGATCAGTACTAA
- the recR gene encoding recombination mediator RecR produces MDLPSKHLNDIVTQFASLPSIGKRSALRLVLELLKRSPQEIEQFSDALLAMKEHIKHCKNCGNISDTEICTICSNPLRDQRTICVVEDIRDVMAIEATGTFKGIYHVLGGIISPMEGRGPNDLNIPSLIEKVDNNSVDEIIFALSATMEGDTTNFYIYKKIKDKNIAVTTLSRGVAIGTELQYADELTLGRSILQRLPFESTFK; encoded by the coding sequence ATGGATTTACCTTCAAAACACCTCAACGATATCGTTACACAATTTGCTTCTTTACCAAGTATTGGTAAGAGAAGTGCCTTGCGTTTGGTATTGGAATTGTTGAAGCGTTCACCCCAGGAAATAGAACAATTTTCTGATGCACTTTTAGCCATGAAAGAGCACATTAAACACTGTAAAAATTGTGGAAATATCTCTGATACTGAAATCTGTACAATATGCAGTAATCCACTAAGAGACCAACGCACAATTTGTGTAGTAGAAGATATCCGTGATGTGATGGCGATTGAAGCTACAGGTACATTCAAAGGCATATACCATGTACTAGGAGGGATTATTTCCCCTATGGAAGGGCGTGGACCAAACGATTTGAATATTCCTTCACTTATAGAGAAAGTAGATAACAATTCAGTAGATGAAATCATTTTTGCCCTGAGTGCTACCATGGAAGGTGATACAACCAACTTCTATATTTATAAGAAAATTAAAGATAAGAACATAGCTGTCACCACCCTTTCCAGAGGTGTAGCAATTGGAACAGAATTACAATATGCCGATGAATTGACATTGGGAAGATCTATTTTACAACGACTTCCATTTGAATCTACTTTTAAATAA
- a CDS encoding sigma-70 family RNA polymerase sigma factor, giving the protein MSEKQLIKDILTGNTQAFGALVDAYQDMAFTIAYRVCKNRQDAEDITQNAFVKAYKNLHTFRFTSKFSSWFYRIVYNTALTHIQQQKEVNISTEEQRIENYTDLDSTDSALINKDQHLAILDAIHQLPGDEATIITLYYIEEKSIKEIEKITSLSLSNIKIKLYRARKRLAELLENTLK; this is encoded by the coding sequence ATGTCTGAAAAGCAGCTTATAAAAGACATTTTAACGGGGAACACCCAAGCTTTTGGCGCTTTAGTGGATGCATATCAAGATATGGCATTCACTATCGCATATAGGGTATGCAAGAATAGACAAGATGCAGAAGATATTACTCAGAATGCTTTTGTTAAAGCCTATAAAAATTTACACACCTTTCGTTTTACAAGCAAGTTCTCTTCTTGGTTTTATCGTATTGTTTACAATACAGCCCTTACACATATACAACAACAAAAAGAAGTAAACATTTCTACTGAAGAACAAAGAATAGAAAATTATACAGATTTGGATTCTACTGACAGTGCTCTAATCAATAAAGATCAACATTTGGCAATACTTGACGCGATTCATCAACTACCTGGAGACGAAGCTACGATAATCACCTTATATTATATTGAAGAGAAATCTATCAAAGAAATTGAAAAGATCACAAGTCTATCTTTAAGCAATATTAAAATCAAACTCTATAGAGCAAGAAAAAGATTAGCTGAACTCTTGGAAAACACCTTAAAATAA
- a CDS encoding RNA methyltransferase, translating to MEEELLKALYTIITPAKQEKFDRIASERTRHVTIAVENIFQEHNASAVTRSCDCFGIQDLHIIEKTNKFTVNKDIALGSGQWVDNFHYSDQLFPTTKCIQTLKDKGYKIAATSPYAEEYTVQNIPINQPIAFVFGTEQVGLSEKALNMADYLVKIPMVGFTESFNVSVSAALIMHTIRTRLENQTDFNWKLSEKEQTLLKIEWCKRIINNPEKTINDFLRRIQEKK from the coding sequence ATGGAAGAAGAATTACTAAAAGCTCTTTATACTATTATCACTCCTGCAAAACAAGAGAAATTTGATCGTATAGCATCAGAGAGAACTCGTCACGTTACCATTGCAGTTGAGAATATCTTTCAAGAACATAATGCTAGTGCGGTTACTCGTAGTTGTGACTGCTTTGGAATTCAAGACCTACACATTATCGAAAAAACAAATAAATTTACAGTAAACAAAGATATTGCACTAGGTTCTGGTCAATGGGTAGATAATTTTCATTATTCGGATCAGTTGTTCCCTACCACTAAATGCATTCAAACTCTTAAAGATAAAGGATATAAAATAGCTGCCACATCCCCGTATGCTGAAGAATACACCGTTCAAAATATCCCTATTAATCAACCAATAGCTTTTGTATTTGGAACAGAACAAGTTGGTTTATCAGAAAAAGCACTTAATATGGCCGACTATCTTGTAAAAATACCTATGGTTGGTTTCACAGAAAGTTTTAACGTTTCCGTTTCTGCTGCATTAATCATGCACACAATCCGAACAAGGTTAGAAAATCAAACCGATTTCAATTGGAAATTATCCGAAAAAGAGCAAACACTCTTAAAGATTGAATGGTGCAAACGAATCATTAATAACCCCGAGAAAACTATCAATGACTTTTTAAGGAGAATTCAAGAAAAAAAATAA
- the smpB gene encoding SsrA-binding protein SmpB translates to MAEQNKINILNKRARFEYHILDTFTAGIQLGGTEIKSIRLGKASIMEAYCVVENNEVFIRNMHIAEYSNASFYQHKPKADRKLLLNRKEINKIDRKLQTKGFTLIPLRLFINEDGRAKLEIALAQGKKLYDKRQDLKEKDDKRTMDRVRKNYK, encoded by the coding sequence ATGGCAGAACAAAACAAGATAAATATTTTAAATAAACGTGCTCGGTTTGAGTACCATATCTTGGATACGTTTACTGCGGGAATTCAGCTGGGTGGTACAGAAATTAAAAGTATTCGTTTGGGAAAAGCGAGTATCATGGAGGCATATTGTGTAGTCGAAAATAATGAGGTATTTATACGAAACATGCACATTGCAGAATATTCCAATGCTTCTTTCTATCAGCATAAACCTAAAGCTGACCGAAAATTATTATTGAATCGCAAAGAGATTAATAAGATAGATCGAAAACTTCAAACCAAAGGTTTTACATTGATTCCTTTGCGACTGTTTATCAATGAGGATGGAAGGGCTAAATTAGAAATAGCTTTAGCGCAAGGAAAGAAGTTGTACGATAAGCGTCAAGACCTAAAAGAGAAAGATGATAAGCGAACCATGGATAGGGTTCGTAAGAACTACAAATAG
- a CDS encoding insulinase family protein → MKNLFLTIILICSVAYSFGQIDRSIVPTAAPAPEIHIPKPIVFDLDNGMKVILSQDNRIPKVSFNLVMGSDPQLEGNKAGLSDFAGNLLLSGTTNKTKDQIDEEKDFIGADLSANSSSVYLSVLTKHMDKGLTIMADVVKNANFPESEYDRIKKQLESSLYSSKTDPNSMMKNAISKVIFGNEHPYGEVMTEETLNNITREDIINFYKKQYTPAGSYLTIVGDITEDQARNIANKYFGDWEGGVPFTKNYGKGMISKGNRVIFIEKPGAVQSVIDVAFPIDMYPGDDNQIKLSVLNKVFGGTGFGARLMQNLREDKAYTYGAYSTLNINRKGSYLSTDGNFRNDVTDSAIVQFIYEIKRITESLVEDNELSLNKASMAGAFARSLESPRTVANFALNTFRNKLADNYYQNYLKNLSLVSKEDVLDMAKRYFSTDNLYIFVVGNKEVLEKLKQFDTDGEIEILDAFGNLVKEVEFEKSDISLKEVYERYLMAVTQTKTFKKANKKISKVKSMTTVSGASPQQMPVELLMTQYYAAPTNSAIKLEYNGMVFQEEIFNGKEGMTKTMSQTGIDTKKYTAEEVSNKLKTAGLFPEFALLKNLNTPTLLGIEERMGKKFYVVKYVIGDETVTTYYNTENYLKTYIDKLEVSEEGPASVATIISGYENYKGFMFPSQITQMAESMGLDIKIKSIVFNKKIDPKVFEVK, encoded by the coding sequence ATGAAAAATTTATTTTTAACAATCATATTAATTTGTTCAGTTGCATACTCTTTCGGACAAATAGATCGTTCTATCGTACCAACTGCTGCTCCTGCTCCAGAAATACATATCCCAAAACCAATCGTTTTTGATTTGGACAATGGAATGAAAGTAATTCTATCTCAAGATAACAGAATTCCAAAAGTTTCCTTTAATCTAGTCATGGGGTCAGATCCACAATTAGAAGGAAACAAAGCAGGTCTTTCTGATTTTGCTGGGAACTTACTGCTTTCTGGTACAACTAATAAAACAAAAGATCAGATTGATGAAGAAAAAGATTTCATCGGAGCAGATTTAAGTGCAAACAGTTCTTCAGTGTATCTTAGTGTTCTTACAAAACACATGGATAAAGGACTAACTATCATGGCGGATGTTGTTAAAAATGCCAATTTCCCGGAGAGTGAATATGATCGTATTAAAAAACAACTAGAGTCTAGCTTATATTCCAGCAAAACAGATCCAAATTCCATGATGAAAAATGCTATAAGCAAAGTGATTTTTGGAAATGAACATCCATACGGAGAAGTAATGACTGAGGAAACATTAAATAATATTACCCGTGAGGATATTATCAATTTTTATAAAAAACAATACACTCCTGCAGGAAGCTATTTGACGATTGTAGGAGATATCACTGAAGACCAAGCAAGAAATATTGCCAACAAATACTTCGGAGATTGGGAAGGCGGTGTTCCGTTTACAAAAAACTATGGAAAAGGAATGATCTCTAAAGGAAATCGTGTGATTTTCATAGAAAAACCCGGAGCAGTACAGTCTGTAATTGATGTGGCTTTCCCTATTGATATGTATCCAGGAGATGACAACCAGATTAAATTAAGCGTTCTAAACAAAGTTTTTGGAGGAACAGGATTTGGAGCTCGTTTAATGCAAAACTTACGTGAAGACAAAGCATATACGTATGGAGCATATTCTACCTTAAATATAAATAGAAAAGGGAGCTACCTTAGTACAGATGGTAATTTCAGAAACGACGTAACTGATTCTGCTATTGTACAATTTATTTACGAGATTAAACGAATCACTGAGAGCTTAGTGGAAGATAACGAATTATCACTTAATAAAGCTTCTATGGCTGGTGCATTTGCTCGTTCTTTAGAAAGTCCAAGAACAGTTGCTAATTTTGCACTTAATACCTTCCGAAATAAATTAGCTGACAATTATTATCAAAACTACCTTAAGAATTTAAGTTTAGTTTCTAAAGAAGATGTGCTAGATATGGCAAAGAGATACTTTTCTACAGATAATCTATACATCTTTGTTGTAGGTAATAAGGAGGTGCTTGAAAAATTAAAACAATTTGACACTGACGGAGAAATTGAAATTTTAGATGCTTTTGGAAATCTAGTGAAAGAAGTAGAATTTGAAAAATCTGACATCTCTTTAAAAGAAGTATATGAAAGATATCTAATGGCTGTTACTCAAACAAAAACTTTCAAAAAAGCAAATAAGAAGATATCCAAAGTAAAATCAATGACTACGGTTAGTGGGGCCAGTCCACAACAGATGCCTGTTGAATTACTAATGACACAATATTATGCTGCACCTACTAATAGCGCTATAAAATTAGAATATAATGGTATGGTGTTTCAAGAAGAAATTTTTAATGGAAAGGAAGGTATGACAAAAACAATGAGTCAGACCGGAATTGACACTAAGAAATACACTGCAGAAGAAGTGAGCAACAAATTAAAAACAGCAGGTTTATTTCCCGAATTTGCTCTTCTAAAGAATTTAAATACTCCTACCCTATTAGGAATTGAAGAAAGGATGGGAAAAAAGTTCTATGTAGTGAAATATGTAATTGGGGATGAGACTGTAACTACTTATTACAACACAGAAAACTATCTAAAAACTTATATTGACAAGTTAGAGGTTTCTGAAGAAGGTCCTGCTAGCGTAGCTACTATCATTAGTGGGTATGAGAATTACAAAGGATTTATGTTCCCAAGTCAAATCACACAAATGGCCGAATCAATGGGACTCGATATTAAAATCAAGAGTATTGTATTCAACAAGAAGATAGATCCAAAAGTA
- a CDS encoding 30S ribosomal protein THX gives MGKGDLKTTKGKRVRGSYGNTRKKKKNTPISVAPKKEKAPKTTTVKAVAEKKTPAKKAAPVKKAATKAATEKKTPAKKATTEKKVSAEKKTPAKKTAAKAKAEPKKK, from the coding sequence ATGGGAAAAGGAGATTTAAAAACAACAAAAGGTAAACGTGTTAGAGGTTCTTACGGAAATACAAGAAAGAAGAAAAAAAATACTCCCATTTCTGTAGCTCCAAAAAAAGAAAAAGCTCCAAAAACTACTACTGTTAAAGCTGTAGCAGAGAAAAAAACTCCTGCAAAAAAGGCAGCTCCAGTAAAAAAAGCAGCAACCAAAGCAGCAACAGAGAAAAAAACTCCCGCAAAGAAAGCAACTACTGAGAAAAAAGTAAGTGCAGAGAAAAAGACACCTGCTAAAAAAACTGCTGCTAAAGCAAAGGCTGAACCAAAGAAAAAATAA
- the serC gene encoding 3-phosphoserine/phosphohydroxythreonine transaminase produces MKHNFGAGPCILPQEVMKDAAQAVLDFNGLSILEISHRSKDYVDVMEEARNNVKKALNIPSGYTVLYLQGGASLGFLISAMNMAGKHKRAAYINTGTWSSGAIKEAKNAGLEVVEIATSADKDFTYIPEITTLPDNIDFLHYTSNNTIRGTQFTEIPNVNVPLVCDMSSDIFSKEFDVSKFDLIYAGAQKNLGPAGATLYIVKDSVLGNSSLNIPTYLDLKIHADKDSMFNTPPVFSVYVANLNLRYLLKHGGVAAMEKLSKERADLLYGEIDRNPNFEGTTTVKDRSLMNVSFRLTDESKKERFDQLWNEAGVVGIKGHRSVGGYRASMYNALPLESVKVLVDVMKAL; encoded by the coding sequence ATGAAACACAATTTTGGAGCAGGTCCATGCATCTTACCTCAAGAAGTAATGAAAGATGCAGCACAAGCAGTTTTAGATTTTAATGGTTTATCTATATTAGAAATATCTCACAGAAGCAAAGACTATGTTGATGTTATGGAAGAAGCTAGAAATAATGTGAAAAAAGCATTAAATATTCCAAGCGGTTATACTGTTTTATATCTCCAAGGTGGAGCTAGTTTAGGCTTCTTAATTTCTGCTATGAATATGGCCGGTAAACACAAACGTGCTGCATATATTAATACAGGTACTTGGTCTTCTGGAGCTATAAAAGAAGCAAAAAATGCAGGGCTAGAAGTAGTTGAAATTGCTACTTCAGCAGATAAAGATTTTACGTACATCCCAGAAATAACTACTCTTCCTGATAATATTGACTTTTTACACTATACCTCTAACAATACCATCCGAGGAACACAGTTCACAGAAATACCAAATGTAAACGTACCCTTAGTATGTGATATGTCATCTGATATTTTTTCTAAAGAGTTTGATGTTTCTAAATTTGATTTAATTTATGCGGGTGCTCAGAAGAATCTAGGTCCTGCAGGAGCTACCTTATATATAGTGAAAGACTCTGTTTTAGGAAATTCATCTTTAAACATACCTACATATCTTGATTTAAAAATTCATGCTGATAAAGACAGTATGTTTAATACACCTCCTGTCTTTTCGGTATATGTAGCAAACTTAAATCTACGTTATTTATTGAAACACGGTGGTGTTGCTGCAATGGAGAAATTAAGTAAAGAAAGAGCTGATTTACTATACGGAGAAATAGATAGAAATCCGAATTTCGAAGGAACAACAACTGTAAAAGATCGTTCCCTTATGAATGTATCTTTTCGTCTAACAGATGAAAGCAAAAAGGAACGCTTTGACCAGCTTTGGAATGAAGCAGGAGTCGTTGGCATCAAAGGCCACCGTTCCGTAGGAGGATACCGTGCATCCATGTATAATGCACTTCCTCTGGAGAGTGTTAAAGTTCTAGTTGATGTAATGAAAGCCTTATAA
- a CDS encoding insulinase family protein codes for MKLVFLTVFFVALNFLSSAQKNAISFVEYDLDNGIHVILHEDHATPIVAVSILYHVGSKNEDPNRTGFAHFFEHLMFEGTKNIDRGEYSKFVEKNGGTLNANTSQDRTYYYELLPSNQLELGLWLESERLLHAKVDNTGIETQREVVKEEKRQRMDNQPYGSFMENAFKRLFQEHPYRWIPIGSMEDLDAAQEEDYVNFYKTFYVPANATLSIAGDINIVETKKLIDKYFASIPKGQAINLYRDFINIDDVAFKSRYGVDKSIFNKEDFFKTTSKEGKAMISEYSKKETVIPRPTIVDAPLSKQTLDTIYDNIQLPAVFISYRAPKENSRDAYVMQMLNTILSGSSSSRMNKRIVEDKQLAVAAFSFTFPLEDPGMSLFAGIASKDVDPTDLLAAIDTEIERVQTELITEEEFQKIKNQFENDFYSSNSSVAGKAEALANNYVYFNNTNLINEELKMYDGITREDIQEAAKKYLPQNQRVILFYLPQPTE; via the coding sequence ATGAAGTTAGTTTTTCTCACTGTATTTTTTGTAGCCCTTAACTTTTTAAGTAGCGCTCAAAAAAATGCAATCAGTTTCGTAGAATACGATTTAGACAACGGAATACACGTTATTTTGCATGAAGATCATGCCACACCAATTGTTGCGGTTTCAATTTTATACCATGTTGGTTCTAAAAATGAGGATCCAAATAGAACAGGATTTGCCCACTTTTTCGAACATTTAATGTTTGAAGGAACTAAAAATATCGATCGCGGTGAATATTCCAAATTTGTTGAAAAAAATGGTGGAACTTTAAATGCCAACACCTCACAAGATAGAACATATTATTATGAACTTCTTCCTTCAAATCAACTAGAACTAGGTTTATGGCTGGAATCTGAGAGATTACTCCATGCGAAAGTAGATAACACAGGGATTGAAACACAACGTGAAGTAGTAAAAGAAGAAAAAAGACAACGTATGGATAACCAACCTTATGGTTCATTTATGGAGAATGCATTTAAAAGATTATTCCAAGAGCATCCTTACCGCTGGATTCCCATTGGTTCTATGGAGGATTTAGACGCAGCACAAGAGGAAGATTATGTAAACTTCTATAAGACGTTCTATGTTCCTGCTAATGCAACTCTTTCTATTGCTGGAGACATTAATATCGTTGAAACAAAGAAGTTAATTGATAAATACTTTGCATCTATACCAAAAGGGCAAGCCATAAATTTATACCGTGATTTTATCAATATAGACGATGTTGCTTTCAAATCAAGATATGGTGTAGATAAATCTATATTTAATAAAGAAGACTTCTTCAAGACTACATCTAAAGAAGGTAAAGCAATGATATCTGAATACAGCAAAAAAGAAACCGTAATTCCTCGTCCAACTATTGTAGATGCTCCTTTATCTAAACAAACATTAGATACTATTTATGATAATATCCAACTACCTGCTGTTTTTATTTCATACCGCGCTCCTAAAGAAAATTCACGAGATGCGTATGTTATGCAAATGCTTAACACCATTCTATCTGGTAGTTCTAGTTCTCGTATGAACAAACGAATTGTTGAAGATAAACAGTTGGCTGTTGCAGCATTTTCATTTACCTTCCCTCTTGAAGACCCAGGAATGTCATTGTTTGCAGGGATAGCCTCTAAAGATGTAGATCCTACAGACCTGCTAGCTGCAATCGATACAGAAATTGAACGTGTACAAACTGAATTAATTACAGAAGAAGAATTCCAAAAGATCAAGAATCAATTTGAAAATGATTTTTATTCTTCTAATAGTTCAGTTGCCGGAAAAGCTGAGGCACTTGCCAATAATTATGTATATTTCAATAATACCAACCTCATCAATGAAGAATTGAAGATGTATGATGGAATAACACGTGAAGACATACAAGAAGCTGCAAAAAAATACCTTCCACAGAATCAACGCGTTATTTTGTTTTATTTACCTCAACCTACAGAATAA
- a CDS encoding bile acid:sodium symporter family protein: MQILFDNLLPITIAIIMFGIGLNLSFDDFKRVFTFPKAIIYGLVGQLVVLPLIGFLLAYLVPLEPAYKIGIVLIAICPGGTSSNIVTYMLKGRVALSVSITAFNSFLIVLTIPILLRLAFYLFEPSGTFAELTLYQTFFEVIYTVLIPVVGGILIGHFFPAFAKNIQPLLRYILPGLLFAVFLLAILLENANSTKSLQEYWDIFVPAFLLNFSVILIGFYSSRLINLPHEDQYTIAVEMGLQNSALAIFLANNVLHMEGVSLVAVVYGSFTFFTTLFFGYVLKNYVPKAK, translated from the coding sequence ATGCAAATCCTATTTGACAATTTATTACCTATAACGATTGCAATCATCATGTTTGGGATAGGATTAAATTTGTCATTCGATGACTTTAAGCGCGTATTTACATTTCCTAAGGCGATTATTTATGGTTTAGTGGGACAATTAGTGGTTTTGCCTTTAATTGGATTTTTGTTGGCCTATCTGGTTCCCTTGGAGCCTGCATATAAAATTGGAATTGTTTTAATCGCTATTTGTCCAGGAGGCACTTCTTCAAATATAGTTACTTATATGTTGAAAGGTAGGGTAGCTCTTTCCGTTTCTATCACAGCTTTTAATAGTTTTTTAATTGTACTTACAATACCAATTTTACTTCGATTAGCTTTTTATCTATTTGAACCAAGTGGCACTTTTGCTGAACTTACTTTGTATCAGACGTTTTTTGAAGTAATATATACAGTCCTTATTCCAGTAGTTGGCGGGATATTAATTGGACACTTCTTTCCTGCATTTGCTAAAAATATACAACCTCTTTTACGCTATATACTGCCTGGGCTTTTGTTTGCAGTATTCCTATTAGCTATCCTCCTTGAGAATGCGAATAGTACCAAATCTCTTCAGGAGTATTGGGATATTTTCGTTCCTGCATTTTTGCTTAATTTTTCGGTTATATTGATTGGTTTTTACTCCTCTCGTTTGATTAATTTACCACATGAGGATCAATATACCATTGCAGTAGAAATGGGTTTACAAAACTCTGCCTTAGCCATATTTTTAGCAAATAATGTACTTCACATGGAAGGAGTATCCCTTGTGGCAGTGGTGTATGGAAGTTTTACTTTCTTTACCACTTTATTTTTTGGCTATGTACTTAAGAACTATGTTCCGAAGGCGAAATAA
- a CDS encoding HU family DNA-binding protein: protein MNKAELIEAMASEAKISKADAKRALDAFVGVTTKALKKGDRISLIGFGSFSTSKRAARTGRNPRTGKEIKIKAKNVVRFKAGAGLSDAVN, encoded by the coding sequence ATGAACAAAGCAGAATTGATTGAAGCAATGGCTTCAGAAGCAAAGATCTCTAAAGCAGATGCTAAAAGAGCATTAGATGCATTCGTTGGTGTAACTACTAAAGCACTTAAAAAAGGTGATAGAATTTCTTTAATCGGATTTGGTTCTTTCTCTACTTCTAAGCGTGCAGCTAGAACTGGAAGAAACCCAAGAACTGGAAAAGAAATCAAAATCAAAGCTAAAAATGTCGTAAGATTTAAGGCTGGTGCTGGTTTATCTGACGCAGTAAACTAA